The Amycolatopsis jiangsuensis nucleotide sequence TCGCGGTCGTACCGCACCGCCGCCTTGTCCACAGTGGACTCGACGGTGGCCAGGTCGATGGTCTTGTGCTCGGTGGCCGCCGCGGCGTCGGCCGCCGCTTCCAGCGCCGTGAGCGCTCGCCGCGCGTCACCGCCCGCCAGCCGCACCAGGTGCGCCAGTGCTTCTTCGGTGAGCGTGAGTTCGCCGGCCAGCCCGCGCTCGTCGGTCCGCGCGCGCTCGAGCAGCGCCACGATGTCGTCGTCGGTGAGCGAACGCAGCTGCAGCACCAGCGAACGGGACAGCAACGGGGAAACCACCGAGAACGACGGGTTCTCGGTCGTCGCGGCCACCAGCAGCACGGTGCGGTCCTCGACCGCGCCCAGCAGCGCGTCCTGCTGGGTCTTGGAGAACCGGTGCACCTCGTCGATGAACAGCACGGTGTTCTCGGTGTTGTACTGCCGCCGCCGTCGAGCCTCCTCGATCACCCCGCGCACTTCCTTCACCCCGGCCGAGAGCGCGGACATCGCGACGAACCGGCGCCCGGTGGCGACGGACACCAGGTTCGCGAGCGTGGTCTTGCCCGTCCCGGGCGGGCCGTAGAGCAGCACCGACGCGGGCGCCGCCCCCTCCACGAGCCGGCGCAGCGGGGCGCCCTCACGCAGCAGGTGCTGCTGGCCCACCACCTCGTCGAGGGTGCGCGGGCGCATCCGCACCGCGAGCGGGGAGCTGGCCGGTGCGGCCTGCAGCCCCGAACCGGCGCTCCCCGATCCGGCGCCACCTGCCCCGGCGGGCTCCGGCGGCGGTCCCAGGTCGGGGTTCACCGTGAAGAGTTCGTCCTGTGCCACGCCGACGACGGTATCCGACCACCCCGACATTCCCGCTCCCCCGGCCCGGGTCACCCGCGTGGGCGCGGGACGGGCTGTTCCTGCGCCCACGCCTTCGCGGGCGTCGCGCACCACTGTCCATCTGCGCTGGCGGGTCGACGAGATGGAGTCCGGGTGCTGCTGTTGACGCTGCTTGTGCGCCGTCGGCGAACACGCCTCGGCTGCGGGGTGCGGGCGGGCACACTGGGGTGATGGTGTCCTCGGTAGCGGTGCTCTCCGACGTCCACGGCATGCTGCCCGCGCTCGAGGCGGTGCTGGCCGAGCCCGATGTGGCGGCGGCCGAGGTCGTCGTGCTGTGCGGTGATCACGCCGCCGGGCCACTGCCGCGCCGGACCCTCGACCGGCTCGCCGGGCTGGGCGACCGGGCGAAGTGGTTGCGCGGCAACGCCGACCGCGAGCTGGTCACGCTCGCGGCCGGTGGCGGCACCACGATCGCCGACCCGATCGCGCCGTGGGCGGCCGGAGACCTCCGTCCGGACCAGCTCGCATTGCTGGCCGGCCTGCCGCTTTCGCTGACGATCGAGGTGACCGGGCTGGGCGAGGTGCTGTTCTGCCACGCCACGCCGCGCGACGACGAGGAAGTGGTGCTTGTGGACAGTCCGCCCGCGCGGTGGGCGGAGGTGCTCGCCGGAAGCACCGCGGAAACCGTGGTGTGCGGGCACACCCACATGCCGTTCGTCCGGCTGGCGGACCGGCGCCGGATCGTCAACCCGGGAAGTGTGGGGATGCCTTACGGCACAACGGGTGCACACTGGGCCCTGCTCGGCCCTGGCGTCCAGCTGCGGCGCACCGAGTACGACGCGGAAGCCGCCTGCCGGGAGCTGGAGAACACGTCCGGGTATCCCGGAATCAGTGTGTGGGCGGATGAATTCGTCCGGAATCCGGCGTCGGACGTCGAGGTGCTGCGGGTTTTCAGTCCCCTCGCCCGCGGAACGAGCGCCACATGATCACCGCGGCGTACGGCAGGAACTCGCGTCCGCGCCGCCACAACCACGGCACCCCCTTGGCCACCAGCCAGCCGAGGTGTCCCGCCGCGCTCGGCTCCACCCCGCCCGAACACGTCAGGCTCACCGGCCGGGGTACCGCGAAGCCGGCTTCGGTGAGCAGGGAGGTGAAGCCCAGCGCCAGCATGCGATGGCCGAGTTCCGAGGGATGCAGCCGGTCGACGCTCCACGCGGTCAGGTCGTAAGCACCGGGCAGGGCGTCGAGGTCCAGGCATGCGATGTCCTCCGTCTCGACCACGCGGTCGATCGCGCCGTTGAGTTCCGCGACCCGCGCGCTCAACGCCCGCTTCAGCGCGGGTGGCAGGCGGAAAACCTTGCTGTGGTCGTGAAACCGCACCGGAAGCACGGTGGTTCCGGCGGCGGCCAGCGCGCGGACGACCTCGGTGAGATCGGCCGCGACGCGGTCGGCGTCGAAGTCCGGGCGCAGCGTGTCGTTCATGCCGACCACGAGCAACGCGACGTCCGGCCGATGCGCGAGCGCGCGCGGCAACTGCTCGGTGCGCACGCAGCGCATCCGCGCGCCGGCGAACGAGGGGTTGAGGTACCCGTCGTCCCCGACGCCGAGCGCGTCCGCCACGAACGGCCCCACCCCACGCCATCCCCCACGCCGCGGCAACGGATCCCCGAGACCGACAGCCGTCGAATCGCCCAGCACCACCAGCCTCACCGCGCGGCGAAGCTCAGCCACCGCTGCGGGCAGCCGGTCACGGACTCCGGACGACGACGCGGCAAGCCGACCGCCGCCCCCAGGCGGCGACGCGGAAACCTGGTCGCCGACTTCAAACGGCGACGTCGACAGCCGGCCGACGACCCCAGACGGCGAGGCGGAAGATTGCTCGCGCATCTCGGACGACGACACCGAAAGCCGGTCGCCAACTTCAGGCGGCGACGCGGAAACCCGGTCGCCGACTTCAAACGGCGACGTCGACAGCCGGCCGACGACCCCAGACGGCGAGGCGGAAGATTGCTCGCGCATCTCGGACGACGACACCGAAAGCCGGTCGCCAACTTCAGGCGGCGACGCCGAAGGCTGCTCGCGGATTCCCGACGGGAACGCCGAAAGCCGGCCGACCACCTCGGACGGCGACGCCGACAGCCGATCACCGACCCCCGGCGGCGACGCGGAAACCTGCTCGCGGACTCCAACCGGCGACGCGGGAACCTGCTCACCGACCCCCGACGGCGACGCCGAAGGCTGCTCGCGGATTTCGGAAGACGAAGCCGAAGGCTGGTCGCTGATGTCGGACGAGGGCTCGGGAGCAGGGGCGGGGGTGAGTCCGACGCTGATCACGGTCACCCCCAGACCATCGGACACCGAGACTCACCCCCGGTGATGGCCAGGTAACGCGGTATGGACGGGGCCGGGAACTTCCGGTTCCTCTCACCGCGAGACGACCGTTACGTCCGTGAAGCCCCCTTTCACGGACCCGGGAGCCGCCGATTCCCTCAAGTGGACCCCACCAACCTCGGCCACGAGGGGCCCCTCATCGACCGTGGTAGGAACGGCGGCCACCGCGGTGACGCGGAGTACCGACAGTTACCGGAACGCGGGGTAGAAAGCCAGGTCGGCGTGCGGGCCCAGGCGGGCGCCCAGCGCGGCGGCCACCCGGGTGGCGTGCTCGGCGACGTCGGTGTGGCGTGCGTAGCCGGCGTGCTTGGCCAGGTTCCGCCACCACGTCACCAGTGCGGCTTCCCGGCTCACCGGGGCCGCGTGGCGGCGCAGGTCGAGCCGCGGCAGCGTCACGCGGGTGATCTGCCAGACCAGCAGCAGCTCACTGACGGTCAGCAGCTCGGCCAGCTCGGCGTCGTCGGCGAAGGACGGCCACACCGAGACCACCTCGGCGCGCCACGCCGCGATCATCGCCTCGCTCATCCCGGCGGGCAGGGCCAGCGCGTCGGAGCAGAAGGCGAACGGCAGCCGCAGGTACGCCGCGTCGACCAGCGCGGTGCGGACCCGGCCGCGTTCGAAGTCGAGAAACCGCACCCCGGATCCGGTGACCAGATTGTTGTCCGGACTCAGCTCCACCGGGCTGAACGCGCGGAACGCCGCCGACCGCGCCTGGCTCACCGCCGTGGCGACGCGCTCGAGCACGGCTTCGGGCACCGAGACCCCCAGCAGGCCCGCCAGCATCGGCGGGACCTCCGCGGCCTGTGCCGCGAGGTCGGACTCCTCGATCCGGCCGGGCCCGCCGAGCCGGCGCAGCAGCGCGTTGAAGTCGGCCTCGCGGCTGGCCGTGCTGGCGTGCAGCCGGCCGAGCGAGCGTGCCCAGGACAGCAGGGCACGTTCGGCGGCTCGGGAGTCACGCGCGGCGAGCTTGTCCTGCAAGGTCGGCGCGCGACCCAGGTCCTCGATCACCAGCACCCGGTCGCGGCCGTCGTGGGCGAGCAGTTCCGGGCACATCCGCTCGTCCGGCGCGAGCGCGGTGAACAGCTGATAGCTGACCGCCTCCTGGGCGAACCGGTCGCCCCGGCCCGGTACCGGCGGATCCGGATAGTGCTTGACCACGAGCGTGCGCGGCAACGCGAAGGACGACGACACCACGCGGGCACGCACCACCGTGGCGGGCCCGCTGCCTTCGAGGTCTTCCGGATGCACGAGCGTGATCGCGCTCCCGAACCGGCGGGAAAGCACCGCCTCACCCGCCGCGACCGCCGCGGCGACGGCGGACTCCCCGGCTCCCGCCCGCACTCCGGCGTCCCCGGCGGAAGAGGTGTCGACTTTCATTGGCACCGACCCTACTCGTGACTGCGCGACCATGACCACCAGCTCGCGGGCAGGAGAACGCGAGGCACCGCGTCCTTCTTCACCCTCGCGAAAGCGGACGTAACAGGACGCCGGAACGTTGCTTGCGCCGGCGAAGGATCAGCACAATGGCCGCCGCGAGCACGATCCCCGCCAGGTTCACCAGCAGCTGGAGCAGCGAGAACCCGGCCCGGTCCCAGCGCCCGGCGACCGCCGCGACCACGACGTATCCGGCCGCGGGCACAGTGGTCACCGAGATGAACACGCCCACCAGCGCGGCCGATTTCGCCGAGGTCATCGCGAGCATCCCGGCCGCACCCGCGAGCAGTGCCACCACGAACGACGCCGGGCCGACCTGGTAGACGAAGTCGACCTCGTGGTTGCGCACGATCACGTCCGGTTCGAAGATCCCGGCCGCAGTGCCGAGCAGCACCCCGGCCAGGGTGCACGCCATCGCCACCGGGAACCCGGCGACCAGGGCGAGCCCGGCCCGGCGCACCAGATCCCACCGGCGCAGCACGAGGCCCATCGCGATCGCGGCGAGCGGGCCGAACTCCGGGCCCACCACCATCGCGCCGACCACGGTGACCGGGGAATCGGTGAGCACCCCGACCGCGGCGAGCAGACAGGCGATCACGAGGAAAGCCTGGAACGTCGCGTTCCAGCGGGATTCCTCCCCCGTCCGGCCGAGCAGTTCCTGCCACACCACGGCGTCCGCCGCCTCACCCGGCGCGGATTCCTCCGCGGCGTCGGCCGCGTCGGACAGCGCCGTGTCCAGCGCTTCCATGGTGATCCCGCCGGAATGGTCGAGACCGAGGCCGCACAGCGCGTCGACGATCTCGTCGGCGGCCTCGCGCGCCACGTCGGCCTCGACCAGGTCGCCCTCCGGTGTCACGGCCACACCCCGGTGCACGATCAGGTGCGCGGTGCCGGGATGTTCCCGCAGCAAGTCCACCGCTTCGGCGGTGCGCTCCGGTGGGCACACCGCCCGCAAGTGCAGCACTACTTCGCCGGCGCCGCCGGTTTCGCGTCGATCCCGGCCTCCTTGCGCTGCAGGGCGGTGATCGGCGCGGGCGCGGCGGTGAGCGGGTCGTAGCCACCCCCGGTCTTCGGGAACGCGATCACGTCACGCAGTGATTCCGCGCGCGCCAGCAGCATCACGATACGGTCCCAGCCCAGAGCGATACCGCCGTGCGGCGGGGCGCCGAACTGGAAGGCGTCGAGCAGGAAGCCGAACTTCTCCTGCGCCTCCTCCTCGCCGAGACCCATCACCGCGAAGACGCGCTTCTGCACGTCCTCGCGGTGGATACGGATCGAGCCGCCGCCGATTTCGTTGCCGTTGCAGACGAGGTCGTAGGCGTAGGCGAGCGCGTTGCCGGGGTCCTGCTCGAACGTGTCGATCCACTCCGGGGTGGGCGAGGTGAACGCGTGGTGCACCGCGGTCCACTTGCCGGAGCCGACCGCCACGTCGTCACCGATGTCCTCGACCGGCGCGAACAGCGGCGCGTCCACGACCCAGACGAACGACCAGGCGTCCTCGTCGATCAGGCCGAGCCGCCGTCCGATCTCGTCGCGCGCGGCGCCGAGCAGCGGCTGCGCGGCGGACGTCTTGCCGGCGGCGAAGAAGATGCAGTCGCCCGGCTTCGCGCCGGCCGCGGCGGCGACGTTCGCACGCTCGGTCTCGGACAGGTTCTTCGCGACCGGGCCGCCGAGCGTGCCGTCCTCGCCGACCAGGACGTAGGCCAGGCCCCGGGCCCCGCGCTGCTTGGCCCACTCCTGCCACGCGTCGAGCTGCCGCCGCGGCTGATCCGCGCCGCCTGCCATCACGACCGCGCCGACGTAAGGCGCCTGGAAGACGCGGAACGGGGTGTCGGAGAAGAACTCCGTCATCTCGGTGATCTCGAGGTCGAAGCGCAGATCCGGCTTGTCCGAACCGTACTTCGCCATCGACTCGCGGTAGGTGATCCGCGGGATCGGGGTGGCGATCTCGTGCCCGATCAGCCGCCACAGCGCCTTGGCGACGGCCTCGCCGACCGCGATCACGTCGTCCTGCTCGACGAAGCTCATCTCGATGTCGAGCTGGGTGAACTCCGGCTGCCGGTCGGCGCGGAAGTCCTCGTCGCGGTAGCAGCGGGCGATTTGGAAGTAGCGTTCCAGGCCGCCGACCATGAGCAGCTGCTTGAACAGCTGCGGCGACTGCGGCAGCGCGTACCAGGAACCGGGCTTGAGCCGGGCCGGGACGAGGAAGTCGCGCGCGCCTTCGGGGGTGGAACGGGTCAGCGTCGGCGTCTCGACCTCGACGAAGCCCTGGTCGTACAGCACGTCGCGGGCCGCGCGGCTGACCTCGCTGCGCAGCCGGATCGCCGCCGCCGGCCCGCTGCGGCGCAGGTCGAGGTAGCGGTGGCGGAGCCGGACCTCCTCGCCGACGTCGACCCGGTCGTCGATCGGAAACGGCAGCGGCGCGGCCTCCGACAGCACTTCCAGGTCGGTGGCGAGCACCTCGATGTCGCCGGTGGGGATCTCGGGGTTGGCGTTGCCCTCGGGCCGCTGCGCGACCTCGCCGGTGACCCGCACGCAGAACTCGGACCGCAGCGCGTGCGCGCGCTCGGCCATCTCGCCCTCGCGGAACACGACCTGGGCAACGCCGCTGGCGTCCCGGAGATCGATGAAGATGACCCCGCCGTGATCGCGCCGCCGAGCCACCCAGCCGGTGAGGGTGACGGTCTGACCGGCCTGCCCGGCACGCAGGGTGCCGGCTTCATGAGTGCGGAGCACTGCGACTGCTCTCCTTAAGCCCACGGGGTCGTCGGCGGGATTCGCCGAACACGGTTTTCGCCGAACACAGAGGCTAACGAACCCACCCCCGGGCCCCGCCACCAGGTTTGACTCCCGGCGGGCCGCGCACCGGTCGGCAGCACCGGGCCGGTCATGCTGGTCGCTGCCAGCGGGCCAGTCGCGCCGGCCGGTGGTATCGGACCGGTCGTGCGGGCCGGTGCCACCGGCCCGGTCGTGCGGCTCGGTGCCACCGGGCCGGTCACGCTGGTCGCTGCCAGCGGGCCAGTCGCGTCGGTCGGCGGTACCGGGCCGGTCACGTTGTTGGTCGGTGCCACCGGGCCGGCCACACCGGCACGACCCGGGCGAGCCGCGTTGGTCGGTGCCACCGGGCCAGTCGCGTCAATCCGCACCACCGGGCGGTTACACCAACCGGCACCACCGGGCCGGTCGCGCCGGCGGGTGCCACCGGGCCGGCCACACCGGCACGACCCGGGCGAGCCGCGTTGGTCGGTGCCACCGGGCCGGTCGCGCCGGCCGGTGCCACCGGGCCGGTCACACCCACCGACAGCACTGGCCCGGTCATACCAACCGACACCCACCGGGCCAGTCACACCGGGCCGTACGACCGGGCCGGTCACACCAGGCGGTGCCACCGGGCCGGTCGTGCCGGTCGGCAGCGCTATCGCGGTTGCCGTCGCTAGCCCGGGTATTTCCGCTGAGCCGATTGCTCTGTTGCTCCCGGTAACCGGTCGTTTCGGTTGCTCCGGTCGTACAGGTGCGCCGGGTTGCTTCGGTTGCGCCGGGTTGCTTCGGTCGTTTCCGGTGCTTCAGGTACTCCGGGCGTCCTGCGTGCCGGTATTTCGGCTGCTCGACGGCCAGGGCCAGTGCCAGGGTCAAGGGAGCAGGACGATCTTTCCCCGGGTTCGCCGTTCGGCGAGGCGCCGGCAGGCTTCTCGGACGTCGGTGAGCGGGTAGGTGGCGGCGACCGGGATGTCCAGCTCGCCCGCGGCGACGAGGTCGGTCAGGCGCTGGAGACCGGCCGCTCCACCGGCGTCGTTGGTGCCCGCGATGCCGGCGCGGCCGTCGAGCCCGGCCTGGAAGTCGACGACGGTGTTGATGCGTTGCGCGGGGACGCCCAATTCGTGCGCGAGGTCGACGTAGCCGGCGCCGTAGGTGTCGATGAACGCGTCGATCCGGTTGCCTGCCGCCGAACGGATCCTGGCCGCCTGGCCGTCCCCGTAGGTGACGGGGGTGACGCCGTGCTCGCGCATCCAGGCGTGATTGGTCTCGCGGGTCAGGCCGATGACGGCAGCGCCGCTGCGGCGGGCGAGCTGGACCGCCACGAGCCCGACCGCGCCGGCGGCGCCGGAAACCACGACCGTTTCGCCGGGGCCGGGGGACACGGCTTCGATGCTGGCGAGCGCGGCCATCGGCGCGACGAACATCGAGCCGGCGACCTCCCAGCTCAACGCCGCGGGCTTCGCCACGAGGTGATCGGCAGGCACCGCGGCGAGTTCGGCGTGGCTCGTGCGCGACGCGGACCCGCCGAGCACGTGGTCGCCGAGGTGCCATCCCTCGACACCGTCGCCGACGGCGGCGATTTCCCCGGCCAGCTCCATCCCCTGACCGACCGGGAACGTCATGGACCACTGCGGCACGTCCGAATCCCGCCCGGACAACCGCGCCCGCAGCGCCCACGCTTCTTCGGCGAGACCCTCCCGCACGTACCCGTCCCCGGGGTTGACCGCGGCCGCCCGGACCCGGACCACCACCTGCCCGGCCGCGGCCACCGGATCGTCGACCTCGCGCACGTCAAGCACGTCGACGTCGCCGTAGTGATCGAAGCGCACTGCCTTCATCGTCCATCTCCTGAAATCGGCCAATTAGTCATGACTCATGTTGAGACATGACTCATGTTTACCATGCTGAACCGGGGTCCCGCTAGGCTGGTCACCGTGAACGCGGAAACGGACGCCGACGACCGCGCGGCCGGACCGAGCAACCCCGGCGCTCTCGAATTCCAGGGGACCGTCTCGTGGCTGCTCGCCGGGGCCGGGAAACTCGTCCTGCACCGGTGGACCGGCATGCTTGCCCGGCTCGAGCTGACCTCCAGTCAGTTCAAGCTCCTGCTGGCGCTGGACGAGATCGGGCCGCTCGGCCAGCAGCGGCTGGCCGAGCTGGTCGGGATCGATCCGCGCAACGCCGTGCCGATCATCGAGACCTCGGTCGGGCAGGGCCTGCTGACCCGCACGGTGGACCCCGCCGACCGGCGCCGCCGGGTCCTGGAACTCGCCGCCGACGGCAAACGGGTCGCTGCCGAGCTGCGCTCCTCGAGCGCCGAGATCGAGGACGAGCTGCTGGCCCCCCTCGACCAAGCCGAACGCGCTGCCCTGCAACGAACACTTCGCACCTTGCTCGACGCTTCCGACAAACACCCGTGACAGCACCGGGGTCTCCCGAGCCACGCACCGACCCGGACGTCACCACGCAGGTCGCCCTGAGGCGTGCATGCTGACGCCCCGGCAACGCTTCCGGAGATTTCTTGAATGTGCAGTGCCCCGCGCCCGGCCAGGCGGCAGCTCGGAAGCCAGCGCACGGTGCAGCTGGCTGTCTGCGGTCGTCGTCGGAGTGCGAGCGCAACGTCGGAGTGAGCTGCGCATTGGCGGGACTGGCCAGGCGGGTCGATTGCCCCGCGACCGACCGACCCGGGGCGGTCGACCCGGACTGATCAGTGAGAGCGCGGCCGCCGAAAAACAGCTGCCCGCACCGAAACGCGTCCCGGCGAAGCCGGCCACCCGCAGCAATCCTCAAAGGCAGACGTACGCATCCCGAGCTTGGCCAGCCGGATCAGGTGCCCCGAGCCGACCGAGCCCTGACGACTGCCCGGGCCGGAAGAGCGAGGGCCCGGCCGCCGGAAGGCAGCCGCGAGTTCCGGCTGTGCGTACAGCCGAGGCTCGACGTCCAGCGGTGGATTTTCGCCGGAATGAGCGCTTGCAATGGACTTTCCGCCGGACTCTGCCACCCGCGACGGGCCTCCCACCGAAACTGCCACCCACGACGGACTCTCCACCGCAATGGCCGCCCGCGGTGGAATTTCCGCCGGAACAACCACCCGCCAAGGACTTCCCGCCGAAACGGGCACCCACGATGGCCACCCGCGATGAGCTTTCCACCGGACTCGGCAACCCGCGACGAACTCTCCACCGGAACGGCCGCCCACAGTGGACTCTCCACCGAAACGGCCCACCCACGACGGACTCTCCACGGGACTCGGCCACCCACGATGAACTCTCCACTGCACGACCGCCCGCGGTGGGCTTCCGCGGGGGCCGGTCGGCTGCGCGGTCAGAGCAGCCGTAGTTGGGCGGGCTTGTGTGGTTCGGGTGTTTCCGGTTCCGGTTCGCGGTGTTCGTGCGCGGTGCGGGGTGCCAGGCCGTGGCGGCGCAGCAGGGGGCCTGCCCGGGCGGCCAGGCGTTCGCGGTACCCGGGGTCGACATAGCTACCCCGGGCGTACAGGCGCCGGTATTTCGGCACCAACGCCGGATAGGTGCGGGCCAGCCAGGACGCGAACCACTCCCGCGCGCCCGGGCGCAGGTGCAGCGGCAACACCGTCGCGCTGGTCGCTCCGGCCTCGGCGAGTTCGGCGAACAGCGCGTCGAGGGCTTCGGCCGAATCGGTCAGGTACGGCAGCACCGGCGCGACCATCACCGAGCACGGCAGCCCCGCCGCCGCGGCTTTGCACACCAGGTCGAGCCGCGCTCGGGGACTCGGCGTGCCCGGCTCCAGCCTGCGCTGCAGCTCGCGGTCGAGCACGGCCAGCGACACCGCCAGCCGCACGGGGACGTCCTCCCCCGCCGAGCCCAGCAACGGCAGGTCGCGGCTCAGCACGGTGCCCTTGGTCAGGATCGACAGCGGGGTGCCGGAACCGGCCAGCGCACGCACGATGCCGGGCATCAGCCGGTACCGGCCCTCGGCCCGCTGGTACGGGTCGGTGTTCGTGCCCATCGCCACGGGTTCCCGGCGCCAGCCGGGATGCTTCAGCTGGGCGGTCAGCACCTCCGGCGCGTTCACCTTGACCACGACCTGGGTGTCGAAATCCCGCCCGGCGTCGAAGTCGAGATAGGTGTGGGTGTTGCGGGCGAAGCAGTTGTGCGAGACCACGCCGTCGGCCACGAAATCACCGGTGCCGGTGGTGATGTCGTACAGCGGCAGCTCCAGTCCCATCGGCTCGACAGCGGCGACGCGACGGCGCACCGAACCGATGACAGTGCCCTCCAGCGACCGCTTCCACTCCACCGCCGGATCGGTCAGGTGCACAAAGCGCAGCACCTCGCCGGTCCCGCCGGTGAGCCGCGCCTGCCGGCGGCCGGGGTGCCGGCGGTGGCCGACCGTGTCGTAGGCGAAGGAGAACCGGTCGAGCGCGGCGAACAGCGTGTCCACCACCTCGGTCTCTTCGTGGGCCAGCGTCAGCGTGCCGCGCCGGTACCCGCCGGACAGATCGAAAAGCCCGGCCAGGAATCCCCGCGCCCAGTGCGCGTCCGGCGCCCGCGGGATCCGCATGAACCCCACCGACGATCCGAAGTCCGGCAGGTACCCCAGCGCTCGCGCGGCCGCGTCCGGCTCCGCGGCGAACCCGCCGGAGCGCAACATCCCGCACAGGTACCCGGCCCGGTAGCCGAGTGTGTCGTCCGGCGTGCGCGCGAACCGGCCGGCGCCGACCAGCTCCACCCCCGGCTCCAGATGCGGCCGCTGAGCGGTGCCGAGCCTGCTGCCGGTGACGTACTTCCAGCCGCGCGCGCTGAGGAACCGGTGGTCCGGGCCGGCGACGAGCCGGGTACCGTCCTCGAGCGTGACCCGGTAGGCCTCCCGAACCGTGCTCCACTGCGCCAGCACCTCGGTGGGCACCAGCCGGCGCGCCACCCCGTGGCCCCGCGTGCCGAGGATCCGGTCCCCCTCGCGCAGCTCGGCGATCGGCCTCGTCCGGCCGTCGGCCATCAGCACCGGCGTGTCGCCCTCGAGACAGTAGGTGCACGCGTGCGAACAGCCGCGGTACGGGTTGACCGACCACCGGAACGGCACCATCGACGCGTCCGGCACCCGGTTCAGCACCGACCGGGCGCGGACCTCGTGGAACGTGATCCCGCCGAACTCCGGCGCGCGCACCGACCGCACTGCCTCACCGAACGCGCCGAGCCCGGGAAGGACCGGCTCTCCCTCCCCCGCACGCAACTGCTCCCATCGCACCCGAACATTCGAACACATGTTCTAGGCGTGAGTCAAACACCTGTTCGAATGAACGTATCGGTAGTACCGTGATACTCGGTCCGATGATCTTCGTACGAGGAGGTGAGAGCGGTGCGGGCGATCGGCCTGACCGAGTTCGGCGGTCCGGAAGTGCTGCGGGTGTTCGAGCTGCCGGAACCGGTGCCGGGCAAGGGAGAAGTGCGCATCCGGGTGCACGCCGCATCGGTCAACCCCACCGACACGCTGTTTCGGTCCGGCGCCCTGAAAGCGCGGTTCGAAGGCCGCTCGGGGCCGTACGTGCCGGGGATGGACGCCGCGGGCGTGGTCGATGCGATCGGCCCGGGCACCGGCACCACGCTCCGGCCGGGCGACGCGGTGATCGCGATCGTCCGGCCCTACGGTCCCCGTGGCGGCGCCTACGCCGAGTCGATCGTGGTGCCCGCGGACTCGGTGGTGCCGAGGCCGTCGACGGCGGACTTCCCGGCTGCCTCGACGTTGCTGATGAACGCCCTCACCGCCCGTCTGGCGCTGGATCTGCTGTCTGTGCCCGCCGGGGGCACGGTCGCGGTCACCGGAGCGGCCGGGGCATTCGGCGGATACGCGGTGCAGCTGGCCATGAGCGACGGGCTGCGAGTGCTGGCCGATGCCGGGCCGGCTGACACGCAGCTGGTGGCTGGGCTGGGCGCGGACGAGGTGGTGGCGCGAGGGGACGACGTCGCCGACCGGTTCCGTGCCCTGGCACCCGATGGGGTGGACGGCGTGCTCGACGGGGCGATGCTGCACGAACTGGTCGTCCCGGCGATCCGGGATTCGGGTGGCATCGCCGTCATCCGCGGCTGGGCGGGGCCGGCCGGC carries:
- a CDS encoding NADP-dependent oxidoreductase → MKAVRFDHYGDVDVLDVREVDDPVAAAGQVVVRVRAAAVNPGDGYVREGLAEEAWALRARLSGRDSDVPQWSMTFPVGQGMELAGEIAAVGDGVEGWHLGDHVLGGSASRTSHAELAAVPADHLVAKPAALSWEVAGSMFVAPMAALASIEAVSPGPGETVVVSGAAGAVGLVAVQLARRSGAAVIGLTRETNHAWMREHGVTPVTYGDGQAARIRSAAGNRIDAFIDTYGAGYVDLAHELGVPAQRINTVVDFQAGLDGRAGIAGTNDAGGAAGLQRLTDLVAAGELDIPVAATYPLTDVREACRRLAERRTRGKIVLLP
- a CDS encoding MarR family winged helix-turn-helix transcriptional regulator produces the protein MNAETDADDRAAGPSNPGALEFQGTVSWLLAGAGKLVLHRWTGMLARLELTSSQFKLLLALDEIGPLGQQRLAELVGIDPRNAVPIIETSVGQGLLTRTVDPADRRRRVLELAADGKRVAAELRSSSAEIEDELLAPLDQAERAALQRTLRTLLDASDKHP
- a CDS encoding intein-containing Rv2578c family radical SAM protein, which produces MRWEQLRAGEGEPVLPGLGAFGEAVRSVRAPEFGGITFHEVRARSVLNRVPDASMVPFRWSVNPYRGCSHACTYCLEGDTPVLMADGRTRPIAELREGDRILGTRGHGVARRLVPTEVLAQWSTVREAYRVTLEDGTRLVAGPDHRFLSARGWKYVTGSRLGTAQRPHLEPGVELVGAGRFARTPDDTLGYRAGYLCGMLRSGGFAAEPDAAARALGYLPDFGSSVGFMRIPRAPDAHWARGFLAGLFDLSGGYRRGTLTLAHEETEVVDTLFAALDRFSFAYDTVGHRRHPGRRQARLTGGTGEVLRFVHLTDPAVEWKRSLEGTVIGSVRRRVAAVEPMGLELPLYDITTGTGDFVADGVVSHNCFARNTHTYLDFDAGRDFDTQVVVKVNAPEVLTAQLKHPGWRREPVAMGTNTDPYQRAEGRYRLMPGIVRALAGSGTPLSILTKGTVLSRDLPLLGSAGEDVPVRLAVSLAVLDRELQRRLEPGTPSPRARLDLVCKAAAAGLPCSVMVAPVLPYLTDSAEALDALFAELAEAGATSATVLPLHLRPGAREWFASWLARTYPALVPKYRRLYARGSYVDPGYRERLAARAGPLLRRHGLAPRTAHEHREPEPETPEPHKPAQLRLL
- a CDS encoding NADP-dependent oxidoreductase, whose product is MRAIGLTEFGGPEVLRVFELPEPVPGKGEVRIRVHAASVNPTDTLFRSGALKARFEGRSGPYVPGMDAAGVVDAIGPGTGTTLRPGDAVIAIVRPYGPRGGAYAESIVVPADSVVPRPSTADFPAASTLLMNALTARLALDLLSVPAGGTVAVTGAAGAFGGYAVQLAMSDGLRVLADAGPADTQLVAGLGADEVVARGDDVADRFRALAPDGVDGVLDGAMLHELVVPAIRDSGGIAVIRGWAGPAGRGIRVHPVWVNEVATDHDRLLRLREQVEAGELTLRVADVLPAGQAAEAHRRLAEGGVRGRLVLDFTAW